The DNA segment CCGCCGGAACCAGCGGCGGCGGCCATGCGAACACCATGCGCTATGACGACTTCACCGTGAACGCCGTGCCGGAACCATCCGCCGCCCTGCTGGGCATCGCGGGTTCCGCGCTGCTGGTCCTCCGGCGGAAGGCCCGCAACACGGGTCACCGTTGAAATGGAATTCATCCCCGGCGCGACGATCATGCGATCCGCGCCGGAGATTCTTCCAATCGAACGGTTTCTCCACTCCTGCCGTATTGACGACCTCCGCCCCCCCCCGGACCATCGCGCCATGACACGCGTGGAGTTCGACCAACTGGTGGAGGGGCTGGAGGAGAAATTCCGTGGCCGGAGGGATGCGCTGACCCGGTCCTCCATCCGGTGGGCGCTGTTTGGCTACGTCGTGCTTTCCGTCGCCATCGTGTGCAGCCTGGCGCTGCTGGCGGGCTGCGTGTTCTTCATCATCCTCCATCCGAACGTGGTCACCATCAAGTTCGGCGGTGTGCTGGGCGTGGCGGCGGGCGCGCTTTCACTGACGCTGTTCCGCAGTCTCTGGAACCGCCTGCACCCGCCGCAAGGGCGCGAGATCACGCGGGATGAAGCCCCCGCCCTCTTCGGGATGATCGATGACATCTCCGAAGCCGCTGGAGGAGTGCGCTTCCACAAGGTTCTCCTCACGAACGATCTCAACGCCTCCGTGGTGCAACTGCCGCTGGCAGGCATATTCGGCATGCACCGGAACTACCTGAGCCTGGGCCTGCCGCTGATGGACGCGCTGGAGCCGGAGGAGTTCAAGGCGGTGCTCGCCCACGAGTTCAGCCATCTTTCCAGCAAGGACGGCAGCACCGGCAACTGGATCTACCGCATCCGTGTGACATGGGAACGCGCGGCGGAAGGGATATTCCAGAAGGATGGATTCCTCATCGCGCCACTCAAGAAGTTCTTCGTCTGGTTCTGGCCGCGTTTCAACGCCAGGGCCTTCGTCCTTTCCCGATCCAACGAGTATCAGGCGGACGCCTTCGCGGCGAAGGTGACCTCCCCCGCCACATCCGCCCGCGCCCTGCAGCGCATTGATCT comes from the Luteolibacter sp. SL250 genome and includes:
- a CDS encoding M48 family metallopeptidase, yielding MTRVEFDQLVEGLEEKFRGRRDALTRSSIRWALFGYVVLSVAIVCSLALLAGCVFFIILHPNVVTIKFGGVLGVAAGALSLTLFRSLWNRLHPPQGREITRDEAPALFGMIDDISEAAGGVRFHKVLLTNDLNASVVQLPLAGIFGMHRNYLSLGLPLMDALEPEEFKAVLAHEFSHLSSKDGSTGNWIYRIRVTWERAAEGIFQKDGFLIAPLKKFFVWFWPRFNARAFVLSRSNEYQADAFAAKVTSPATSARALQRIDLRARHLEDVFWKNINLRVADEPQPPSAIFGEMKDFLRTDPEPAAASRWLSHAFSISTGTSDTHPSLSDRVRTLGMPVDSRTLPTLRAHASDALLGADLSARAREAFSGEWQRFVLDDWQSTHKSRAESRANCRNSPPRRRAVTAGRPGGSVSSSAWRRRGSMPSSRLCGTTPSAIRTTRRRHSSRDSTCWNMTIHPDCGSWNGWRKIRRTRWSAWARWPPTMTGRGTMTP